From the Tripterygium wilfordii isolate XIE 37 chromosome 6, ASM1340144v1, whole genome shotgun sequence genome, one window contains:
- the LOC119999831 gene encoding F-box protein At3g07870-like: MTLMKKNSMSLIESLPQEIIMDILSRLPPISLFQIKFVCRSWRNLAQDPLLLLMHNSYMNHSDPSIILHSDCPVRNQIYYLDLNEENRMVKTIHVPPLPDFDLVGSCNGLLCLCDMKRRDPIYILNPFIRHCTELPVSEGMISHHYGRPLLGFGFNPTTNEYKVIKVANYPIPRLRRGPARFTTDAYAEIFTIGSHTWRSLGSLPYRFLRLQSQTLVNGRLHWFTWQTREDGLDRKLLSFDIDSELFQEVATPECGSFDNRGSYLMVLKDCLSAVVYQNCRYWNFDIWVMRDYTVKESWIKKFSIDGHYLPRGLADDRSFRTSFFKRRQAIRVVCVLKNEEVLFEYKCRALVSYDPKSGEFKDFMYHGMPNWFKAVVPVGSGQPQLD; this comes from the coding sequence ATGACTCTCATGAAGAAAAATTCGATGAGCTTGATCGAAAGCCTTCCCCAGGAAATAATTATGGACATCCTTTCAAGGCTACCACCAATATCTTTATTCCAAATCAAGTTTGTATGTCGATCCTGGCGCAATTTAGCGCAAGACCCCCTTCTTCTTCTCATGCATAACTCCTACATGAATCATAGTGATCCATCCATCATCTTACACTCAGATTGTCCGGTCCGAAACCAGATTTATTATTTAGACCTCAACGAAGAGAATAGGATGGTGAAGACAATTCATGTGCCTCCCCTGCCTGATTTTGATTTGGTAGGCTCATGTAATGGCTTGCTATGTCTGTGTGATATGAAGCGCCGTGATCCAATCTACATCTTGAATCCTTTCATTAGACACTGCACAGAACTGCCAGTATCAGAAGGCATGATTTCTCATCACTATGGAAGGCCACTTCTCGGATTTGGTTTCAATCCAACAACTAATGAATACAAGGTTATCAAGGTAGCAAATTATCCAATTCCACGACTACGCAGAGGCCCTGCTAGGTTCACTACAGATGCATATGCTGAAATCTTCACCATTGGTAGTCACACCTGGAGAAGTTTGGGAAGTCTACCTTACCGCTTTCTTCGACTGCAATCACAAACCTTGGTCAATGGAAGACTTCATTGGTTCACTTGGCAAACAAGAGAGGACGGGTTGGATCGCAAATTACTGTCATTTGACATAGACAGCGAGCTATTCCAGGAGGTCGCAACACCCGAGTGTGGCAGCTTTGACAATCGTGGGTCTTATTTGATGGTTCTAAAAGATTGCCTTTCTGCAGTTGTTTACCAGAATTGTAGGTATTGGAATTTTGATATTTGGGTAATGAGGGATTACACTGTGAAGGAGTCATGGATCAAGAAATTCAGCATCGACGGCCATTACTTGCCGAGAGGACTGGCAGACGATCGATCCTTCAGAACGAGTTTCTTTAAAAGAAGACAGGCTATTAGAGTTGTGTGTGTTCTGAAAAATGAGGAGGTTTTGTTTGAGTACAAGTGCAGGGCTTTGGTTTCTTATGACCCGAAAAGTGGAGAATTCAAAGATTTTATGTATCATGGAATGCCGAATTGGTTTAAAGCTGTTGTTCCTGTGGGCAGCGGGCAGCCTCAACTGGATTGA
- the LOC119999725 gene encoding uncharacterized protein LOC119999725: MRRSTLAIMINNMKKSPRIADESALDLHHHHRDNMNNDVRSRERLLWVLSSIVRAPFSCFSSQHHVSDADRVWASGEYVEISEINHIMVSDSMRYAVLM; the protein is encoded by the coding sequence ATGCGGCGCAGTACATTAGCAATCATGATAAACAACATGAAGAAGAGTCCTCGCATAGCCGATGAGAGCGCGTTggatcttcatcatcatcatcgtgaCAACATGAATAATGATGTTAGATCGAGAGAGAGGTTGTTGTGGGTGTTGTCGTCGATCGTTCGAGCGCCATTTTCCTGCTTCTCTTCGCAACATCATGTGAGTGATGCTGACAGGGTGTGGGCGTCAGGGGAGTATGTTGAGATTTCAGAAATTAATCATATTATGGTGAGTGACAGTATGCGTTATGCCGTCTTGATGTAG
- the LOC119999724 gene encoding WRKY transcription factor 1 isoform X2 yields MVSSGETRNEVASDDLLQVGEPDASEPILDDVSKSNISQRIPESGIHSSQSNLEGRSAHTIPEKASQEPDAGIHILRIDQEGSISAIPKKVSESPDEGSIALQSSQQGSAPPIIREKVSEDGYHWRKYGQKHVKSSQKVVKGNELIRSYYRCSHPRCLVKKQLEISSDGRIIHTISFGHHDHPKPRDNLPVDGGVVLSIEEKRDDPSLSGMEDSQKPHEIEPTNTPQLSTVASNNDVKGALSDSNRTRFEVDIGDSPGAKRTKKGDRKGDAILVGKSTSGPRTVVETLSQVDIINDGYRWRKYGQKLVKGSPNPRSYYRCSTYGCLAKKHIERAAHNPALVITTYDGQHDHDSSPAMTVTHDPASSDTNNRGESGTKLMESFTNCLDMVVSHTDRIVNAEPKQQVKSKSRKLERSGVANFDMVSHSCMAHECKSNGKNNVKSASSEVNNASDLDMASHSSSGSKSVR; encoded by the exons ATGGTTTCTTCAGGAGAAACACGAAATGAAGTTGCTTCTGATGATTTGCTCCAAGTAGGGGAGCCAGATGCTTCAGAACCGATCCTTGATGATGTGAGTAAGAGTAACATATCACAACGGATTCCTGAAAGTGGTATTCATTCATCACAATCTAACCTAGAAGGAAGGTCTGCCCACACTATACCCGAGAAAGCATCACAAGAGCCTGATGCTGGGATCCATATATTGCGGATTGATCAAGAAGGTAGCATTTCTGCCATACCCAAGAAAGTCTCAGAATCCCCTGATGAGGGTTCCATTGCTTTGCAATCTAGTCAACAAGGTAGTGCTCCACCTATTATACGTGAGAAAGTGTCGGAGGATGGATATCACTGGCGAAAATATGGGCAGAAACATGTTAAATCCAGCCAGAAAGTTGTCAAAGGGAATGAGCTTATAAGGAGCTATTACAGATGCTCACATCCAAGGTGCCTAGTGAAAAAGCAATTGGAGATTTCTAGTGATGGACGAATTATACATACTATTTCCTTTGGTCATCATGATCATCCTAAACCTCGAGACAACCTCCCTGTAGATGGTGGAGTTGTTTtgtcaattgaagaaaaaagagatgACCCCTCTTTATCTGGCATGGAAG ACAGCCAGAAACCTCATGAGATTGAGCCAACAAATACTCCTCAACTTTCTACTGTTGCATCAAATAATGATGTGAAAGGTGCGCTTTCGGATTCAAACAGGACAAGATTCGAGGTTGATATTGGTGACAGTCCAGGTGCAAAACGAAC GAAGAAAGGGGATCGTAAAGGTGATGCAATTCTGGTGGGTAAATCAACTAGTGGACCACGTACGGTTGTCGAAACTTTAAGTCAAGTAGATATCATAAATGATGGGTATCGATGGCGCAAATATGGACAGAAATTAGTGAAAGGCAGTCCAAATCCAAG GAGTTACTATAGGTGCTCAACTTATGGTTGCCTTGCAAAGAAACATATAGAGAGGGCAGCTCATAACCCAGCACTGGTGATAACCACTTATGACGGACAGCATGATCATGACTCGTCTCCTGCAATGACAGTTACCCATGACCCAGCTAGTTCGGACACCAACAATAGAGGTGAGTCAGGTACAAAACTTATGGAAAGTTTCACCAATTGTCTTGATATGGTTGTTAGCCATACTGATCGCATTGTCAATGCTGAACCAAAGCAACAAGTCAAGAGTAAGAGTAGGAAGTTAGAACGAAGTGGTGTTGCAAACTTCGACATGGTGTCTCATTCTTGCATGGCTCATGAATGCAAATCAAATGGGAAAAACAATGTCAAGTCAGCTTCATCCGAAGTGAATAATGCTTCTGATCTTGATATGGCCTCTCATTCGAGTTCGGGTTCAAAGAGTGTTAGATGA
- the LOC119999724 gene encoding WRKY transcription factor 1 isoform X1: protein MVSSGETRNEVASDDLLQVGEPDASEPILDDVSKSNISQRIPESGIHSSQSNLEGRSAHTIPEKASQEPDAGIHILRIDQEGSISAIPKKVSESPDEGSIALQSSQQGSAPPIIREKVSEDGYHWRKYGQKHVKSSQKVVKGNELIRSYYRCSHPRCLVKKQLEISSDGRIIHTISFGHHDHPKPRDNLPVDGGVVLSIEEKRDDPSLSGMEDSQKPHEIEPTNTPQLSTVASNNDVKGALSDSNRTRFEVDIGDSPGAKRTRKKGDRKGDAILVGKSTSGPRTVVETLSQVDIINDGYRWRKYGQKLVKGSPNPRSYYRCSTYGCLAKKHIERAAHNPALVITTYDGQHDHDSSPAMTVTHDPASSDTNNRGESGTKLMESFTNCLDMVVSHTDRIVNAEPKQQVKSKSRKLERSGVANFDMVSHSCMAHECKSNGKNNVKSASSEVNNASDLDMASHSSSGSKSVR, encoded by the exons ATGGTTTCTTCAGGAGAAACACGAAATGAAGTTGCTTCTGATGATTTGCTCCAAGTAGGGGAGCCAGATGCTTCAGAACCGATCCTTGATGATGTGAGTAAGAGTAACATATCACAACGGATTCCTGAAAGTGGTATTCATTCATCACAATCTAACCTAGAAGGAAGGTCTGCCCACACTATACCCGAGAAAGCATCACAAGAGCCTGATGCTGGGATCCATATATTGCGGATTGATCAAGAAGGTAGCATTTCTGCCATACCCAAGAAAGTCTCAGAATCCCCTGATGAGGGTTCCATTGCTTTGCAATCTAGTCAACAAGGTAGTGCTCCACCTATTATACGTGAGAAAGTGTCGGAGGATGGATATCACTGGCGAAAATATGGGCAGAAACATGTTAAATCCAGCCAGAAAGTTGTCAAAGGGAATGAGCTTATAAGGAGCTATTACAGATGCTCACATCCAAGGTGCCTAGTGAAAAAGCAATTGGAGATTTCTAGTGATGGACGAATTATACATACTATTTCCTTTGGTCATCATGATCATCCTAAACCTCGAGACAACCTCCCTGTAGATGGTGGAGTTGTTTtgtcaattgaagaaaaaagagatgACCCCTCTTTATCTGGCATGGAAG ACAGCCAGAAACCTCATGAGATTGAGCCAACAAATACTCCTCAACTTTCTACTGTTGCATCAAATAATGATGTGAAAGGTGCGCTTTCGGATTCAAACAGGACAAGATTCGAGGTTGATATTGGTGACAGTCCAGGTGCAAAACGAAC CAGGAAGAAAGGGGATCGTAAAGGTGATGCAATTCTGGTGGGTAAATCAACTAGTGGACCACGTACGGTTGTCGAAACTTTAAGTCAAGTAGATATCATAAATGATGGGTATCGATGGCGCAAATATGGACAGAAATTAGTGAAAGGCAGTCCAAATCCAAG GAGTTACTATAGGTGCTCAACTTATGGTTGCCTTGCAAAGAAACATATAGAGAGGGCAGCTCATAACCCAGCACTGGTGATAACCACTTATGACGGACAGCATGATCATGACTCGTCTCCTGCAATGACAGTTACCCATGACCCAGCTAGTTCGGACACCAACAATAGAGGTGAGTCAGGTACAAAACTTATGGAAAGTTTCACCAATTGTCTTGATATGGTTGTTAGCCATACTGATCGCATTGTCAATGCTGAACCAAAGCAACAAGTCAAGAGTAAGAGTAGGAAGTTAGAACGAAGTGGTGTTGCAAACTTCGACATGGTGTCTCATTCTTGCATGGCTCATGAATGCAAATCAAATGGGAAAAACAATGTCAAGTCAGCTTCATCCGAAGTGAATAATGCTTCTGATCTTGATATGGCCTCTCATTCGAGTTCGGGTTCAAAGAGTGTTAGATGA
- the LOC119999723 gene encoding splicing factor ESS-2 homolog, which produces MLLSPGHSPRHLSSPSPSLPATPSSSFPENSVSKSNDGSSVTPTNPRKKATVLDEDTYVAAIEKIIERDFFPDISKLRDRLDWLEAVKTGDPMQIRDAQLKIMERRGEKVKNLNPGGRTQSRTPGSTFMRNFTPFDEFGKTPTTPGVQNRETSGGVDSGGGIDGVKTSLSLDEFFRRYTSEDNDSFSKIIEKVNRKRKERYEYLTEGEKEDVKLIEDVKRDRITDGYGTSYQPPSTLEGWNYTAKNLLMYHPADLGEAPLTEGERAVRLKGLTKEINRSSTRFHGKILDTGPKDDGTAEVLYNPVAGGTPFPVDRYGDKGKKYDLDDLRKTPNKFYVESGKKGENGYSFVRTPSPAPGVDESPFITWGEIEGTPLRLDPEDTPIDIGGSGDGPHFKIPNPPVRDVKAHSLSREAARKLRERSKMFQKPPLPSPLRGGSASPSARTFSPAAQKFMRNAIAKSSSSIDETLRASYRGASPGSATPKSLRSLSRFGRDGSIDSRSPSVREGSNPC; this is translated from the coding sequence ATGCTTCTCTCTCCTGGCCATTCACCCCGTCATCTCTCATCACCTTCACCGTCGTTGCCAGCGACACCGTCTTCTTCTTTTCCAGAAAATTCCGTATCGAAATCTAATGATGGATCTTCAGTTACACCCACAAATCCTAGAAAGAAGGCGACGGTGCTGGATGAGGACACGTACGTGGCGGCAATCGAGAAGATTATCGAGCGCGACTTCTTCCCTGACATATCGAAGCTCAGAGACCGGCTCGACTGGCTAGAGGCTGTGAAAACGGGAGATCCGATGCAGATTCGGGATGCGCAGTTGAAGATCATGGAGCGTCGGGGCGAGAAGGTAAAAAATCTTAACCCAGGGGGTCGAACCCAATCACGAACCCCTGGTTCTACTTTTATGAGAAATTTCAccccttttgatgaattcggtAAAACCCCAACAACCCCGGGTGTTCAGAACCGTGAAACATCTGGTGGTGTAGATTCTGGTGGCGGTATTGATGGTGTAAAGACTTCATTGTCGCTTGATGAGTTCTTTAGGAGATACACGAGTGAAGATAACGATAGTTTTTCGAAAATTATAGAGAAGGTGAATAGGAAGAGGAAGGAGAGATATGAGTATCTAACGGAGGGTGAAAAGGAGGATGTTAAATTGATTGAAGATGTAAAGAGGGATCGAATTACTGATGGCTATGGTACGTCATATCAGCCTCCTAGTACTTTGGAAGGGTGGAATTACACAGCAAAGAACCTGTTGATGTACCATCCAGCTGATCTGGGTGAGGCCCCATTGACTGAGGGGGAGCGTGCTGTAAGATTGAAAGGTTTAACCAAAGAAATCAATCGATCAAGTACACGTTTTCATGGTAAAATTCTAGACACTGGGCCTAAAGATGATGGCACAGCTGAAGTGCTTTATAACCCAGTTGCTGGTGGAACTCCCTTTCCTGTAGACAGATATGGGGATAAGGGTAAGAAGTatgatttggatgatttgaggAAGACACCCAACAAATTTTATGTGGAATCGGGGAAGAAAGGAGAAAATGGGTATAGTTTTGTTAGAACACCATCTCCCGCCCCTGGTGTTGATGAATCCCCATTTATTACTTGGGGAGAAATTGAAGGTACGCCATTGAGGTTGGATCCTGAGGATACACCAATTGATATTGGTGGTAGTGGTGATGGACCACATTTTAAAATTCCAAATCCACCTGTAAGAGATGTGAAGGCTCATTCCCTGTCAAGGGAGGCTGCACGAAAGTTGAGGGAAAGGTCAAAAATGTTTCAGAAACCACCATTGCCCTCACCTCTAAGAGGGGGGAGTGCTAGTCCAAGTGCACGGACTTTTTCTCCTGCTGCCCAGAAGTTTATGAGAAATGCGATTGCGAAATCATCATCTTCTATTGATGAAACTCTTCGTGCCAGTTACCGAGGTGCAAGTCCTGGCTCCGCTACCCCAAAGAGTTTGAGGAGTTTGTCAAGGTTTGGGAGGGATGGAAGTATCGATTCCAGGTCACCATCTGTTAGAGAGGGTTCTAACCCTTGCTAA
- the LOC119999960 gene encoding probable serine/threonine-protein kinase WNK11, producing MPAASANPSDRDVEQFTEIDPTGRFGRYNDLLGCGAIKKVYRAFDQEEGIEVAWNQVKLRNFSEDPVLINRLHSEVQLLRSLKNKYIIVCYSVWLDDEHNTLNFITEVCTSGNLRNYRKKHRHVSIKALKKWSKQVLEGLEYLHTHDPCIIHRDLNCSNIFVNGNTGQVKIGDLGFAAIVGRSHAAHSIIGTPEYMAPELYEEDYTEMVDIYSFGMCLLEMVTMEIPYSECDSVAKIYKKVTTGVKPQALNEVTDPELKAFIDKCIAQPRARPSASDLLGDSFFSELNDDADPTV from the exons ATGCCAGCTGCAAGTGCCAATCCATCTGATAGAGATGTCGAACAATTCACTGAGATTGATCCTACAGGACGTTTTGGGCGGTACAACGATCTGCTTGGTTGTGGTGCCATCAAGAAGGTTTATAGGGCATTTGATCAGGAGGAGGGCATCGAAGTGGCTTGGAATCAAGTGAAATTGAGAAATTTCAGTGAAGATCCAGTTCTTATTAATCGTCTTCACTCAGAGGTTCAGTTGCTGAGAAGTTTAAAGAATAAGTATATAATTGTCTGCTACAGTGTGTGGTTGGATGATGAGCATAACACATTGAATTTTATTACCGAGGTGTGCACATCAGGAAACCTGAGAAATTATAGGAAGAAGCATCGCCATGTGTCCATTAAGGCCTTGAAGAAGTGGTCAAAGCAGGTTCTTGAGGGACTGGAGTATCTTCATACGCATGACCCATGTATTATTCACCGAGATCTCAATTGCAGTAACATCTTTGTCAATGGGAACACTGGCCAG GTGAAAATTGGTGATCTGGGATTCGCAGCAATCGTTGGAAGGAGTCATGCAGCACATTCTATTATAGGGACACCAGAGTATATGGCTCCAGAGTTGTACGAGGAAGATTATACTGAGATGGTGGACATTTACTCTTTTGGGATGTGCTTGCTTGAGATGGTGACAATGGAAATACCTTACAGCGAATGTGACAGTGTTGCCAAGATATACAAGAAGGTGACCACTGGAGTGAAGCCCCAAGCCTTAAATGAGGTGACAGATCCAGAATTGAAGGCATTCATTGACAAGTGCATTGCCCAGCCAAGGGCAAGACCTTCGGCCTCTGATCTTCTTGGGGACTCTTTCTTTTCCGAGCTGAACGATGATGCTGACCCAACTGTTTGA
- the LOC119999959 gene encoding protein MAIN-LIKE 2, with product MDPSATNPGPIESSVLYDQDKHVSSAVWEGQERGALRCHEHTLKLGEWRLTPKQIELVEEAGFGYLRKIPAISLDNPLISALVERWRRETNTFHLTVGEMTVSLQDVALLLGLAIDGKPVIGITYTTCSFVCERLLGRSPDSSYASGGMVKLSWLKEYFSQCPEDAPIEEVEQCTRAYLLYLVGSTIFSTTTGNKVPVMYLPLFENFEEAGKYAWGAAALAFLYRALGNASVKSQSTICGCLTLLQCWGYFHLNIGRPKLNRDPSHDHFPFVLRWKGKQSGPTTNRDVVFYRKALDSLKPCDVEWRPYKYMDSTVIPEDIKSTLILGRSKTMLICFDKAERHLPDRCLRQYGMMQPIPEDVKRWVRKSRGVDGGVDLSGKMESELDEWFHRANNIVNGDDADDGEYMHWYLRITRRIVGRPVSLSSEFQRMISGLREISYLADSFATKGLDPQQFESISRIRFISQECLRDQTGSPITSSAAPQIEAGKRVRGKERVRRKSSGKRRRKDDQMEFPEASDDQSQFCSPVIEVDQFQLRQVDGEIGELQICTDGEFEPLQPSHAAGVGNNAELCDVSHKFDDSPLCDADDGHRSAFLSDAVKKVDDMQLGNETNEVNTSQLCYMETKEVDDFQPHDVTNGVNGEQFCDPITTEMDYSQPGDAAVNDPQLHNVIEAKDSQLYDPTNNVDESLSHLADESEPTTTQPAVEVPELSLENMEDVVQQEDKSIIV from the exons ATGGACCCTTCTGCAACTAATCCTGGTCCTATTGAGTCTTCTGTTCTCTATGACCAAGATAAACATGTCTCTTCTGCTGTCTGGGAAGGCCAG GAGCGTGGTGCGCTTAGATGTCATGAGCACACCTTAAAGCTCGGTGAATGGAGGCTTACACCAAAACAAATTGAGTTGGTGGAGGAAGCTGGGTTTGGGTACTTGAGAAAGATACCTGCTATTAGTTTAGATAACCCCTTAATTTCTGCACTAGTTGAAAGGTGGAGGAGAGAAACAAATACCTTTCACTTGACTGTTGGAGAGATGACAGTAAGTCTTCAAGATGTTGCATTGTTATTGGGACTGGCAATTGATGGGAAACCAGTCATTGGCATTACATATACAACTTGTAGTTTCGTTTGTGAAAGGTTATTAGGGAGGTCGCCAGATTCAAGCTATGCAAGTGGTGGCATGGTGAAGCTTAGTTGGTTGAAGGAGTACTTCTCTCAGTGCCCTGAAGATGCACCAATCGAAGAGGTTGAGCAATGCACGCGTGCTTACCTTCTATATCTTGTAGGAAGTACAATTTTTTCCACTACTACTGGGAACAAAGTTCCTGTTATGTACCTGCCTCTATTTGAGAACTTCGAGGAAGCTGGAAAGTATGCCTGGGGTGCTGCGGCATTAGCTTTTCTTTATAGGGCACTTGGCAATGCATCTGTTAAATCACAAAGTACCATATGTGGTTGTTTAACGCTATTGCAG TGTTGGGGTTATTTTCATTTGAATATCGGCCGACCCAAGCTTAATCGGGATCCTAGCCACGACCATTTCCCGTTTGTGCTTAGATGGAAGGGAAAGCAAAGTGGGCCAACAACAAACCGTGATGTAGTTTTTTACCGAAAGGCATTGGACTCTCTGAAACCATGTGAt GTGGAATGGCGTCCATACAAGTATATGGACAGCACTGTAATCCCAGAAGATATCAAAAGCACTTTGATTTTAGGGAGGTCAAAGACAATGCTGATATGCTTTGACAAAGCGGAGAGGCACCTCCCTGATCGCTGCTTAAGGCAATATGGCATGATGCAACCAATTCCGGAAGATGTGAAGCGATGGGTGAGAAAAAGTCGAGGGGTTGATGGTGGAGTAGATTTGTCTGGGAAGATGGAATCAGAGCTTGATGAATGGTTTCACCGTGCAAATAATATTGTGAATGGCGATGATGCTGATGATGGTGAATACATGCACTGGTACTTGAGAATTACTCGGAGAATAGTGGGAAGGCCGGTATCTCTCTCATCCGAGTTTCAAAGAATG ATTTCTGGGTTAAGGGAAATATCCTATTTAGCAGATTCATTTGCAACAAAAGGGTTGGATCCTCAACAGTTTGAGTCAATTTCAAGGATCAGGTTCATTTCACAAGAATGTTTGAGGGACCAAACTGGAAGTCCAATCACATCATCAGCTGCTCCACAAATTGAAGCTGGAAAGCGGGTGAGGGGGAAGGAGAGAGTTAGAAGGAAGAGTTCTGGAAAACGCCGGCGAAAGGATGATCAAATGGAATTTCCTGAAGCCAGTGATGATCAATCTCAATTTTGTAGTCCAGTCATTGAGGTTGATCAATTTCAACTACGTCAAGTGGATGGTGAGATTGGCGAATTACAGATATGCACCGATGGTGAATTTGAGCCACTACAGCCAAGTCATGCTGCTGGTGTGGGGAATAATGCAGAGTTATGTGATGTTTCACACAAGTTTGATGACTCACCACTTTGTGATGCTGATGATGGACATAGGAGTGCATTTTTATCTGATGCAGTTAAGAAGGTTGATGACATGCAACTTGGCAACGAAACTAATGAGGTCAACACCTCACAGTTATGTTATATGGAAACTAAAGAGGTTGATGACTTTCAGCCTCATGATGTGACCAATGGGGTCAATGGCGAACAATTTTGTGATCCAATAACCACTGAAATGGACTACTCTCAGCCTGGTGATGCAGCTGTTAATGATCCACAACTTCACAATGTCATTGAGGCTAAAGACTCGCAACTTTATGATCCGACTAATAATGTTGATGAATCACTGTCTCATCTTGCTGATGAGAGTGAACCAACCACTACCCAACCGGCGGTAGAAGTTCCAGAGTTATCTCTTGAAAACATGGAGGATGTTGTGCAGCAGGAAgataaaagcatcatagtgtaA